A section of the Meles meles chromosome 8, mMelMel3.1 paternal haplotype, whole genome shotgun sequence genome encodes:
- the LOC123948546 gene encoding putative monooxygenase p33MONOX gives MYHLTSEETKYLQVTEALHKLKLQSRGILREEKQPASAHSTPSSTPHSFPKQKSRGWFTSGPSAALPGPNPGTMDSAGEDKDKNLVDKWNLFGPRSLQKSDSGGFAIQTYRGAQKPSPMELIHVQATQVAKDPATFKPPKVDILLMEGKKPLPGTHNPKPCDLNMLTPTGFWSSLYSRDSG, from the coding sequence CCTTACCTCCGAGGAGACCAAGTACCTTCAAGTGACAGAAGCACTCCACAAACTAAAGCTACAGAGTAGAGGGATATtgagagaagagaagcagccaGCCTCGGCCCACTCCACCCCAAGCAGCACCCCCCACTCTTTCCCTAAGCAGAAGTCCAGAGGCTGGTTTACTTCTGGTCCTTCTGCAGCCTTACCTGGTCCAAATCCTGGCACCATGGATTCTGCGGGTGAGGACAAGGACAAAAACTTGGTGGATAAATGGAACCTTTTTGGACCAAGATCCCTCCAGAAGTCTGATTCAGGAGGTTTTGCCATCCAGACTTACAGAGGAGCCCAGAAGCCTTCTCCAATGGAACTGATCCATGTCCAGGCCACGCAAGTGGCCAAAGATCCAGCAACCTTCAAGCCACCCAAGGTGGACATCCTATTGATGGAAGGGAAGAAACCACTGCCGGGGACCCATAATCCCAAACCCTGTGACTTAAATATGCTCACACCCACTGGCTTCTGGAGCTCTTTGTATTCCAGGGACTCTGGATAG